The genomic window ATAGATTCAACGTTTTGTTACGATTGTTATGTAGCAAATAACGAAAAGATTACGGTCACTTAAGACACTAAGATTAATTTACTTACATATAAATGTTCGATATACatgaatgtaattatattacattctcGTAAATATGTTGTAAAAACCTGTATGTGGTTCTCAATATGTGATACTGCTTTGATATCGAGCAACTTAGTCACATTACTCTCCTgaacttttttttgtatcgtCTCATTCCTTTCGCTTTCGAGAGCTCGGTTTTATATCtttcatctctttttttataatcttcttTATCTCTTATTCAGTTCTGTTCTTACggctgaaaatataaaatataacattacataaaGCATGGATTTTTGCATTTACATCTTTTAAATCGCTAAAGATTTTTGCACAGTTGCAGTAATATCAGTTGCGCAGATCATACCATCGATTATTTcttgcttcatcttttgaaatTCTTTCCGCACTTCTTTAATTATCTCCACTTTGAAGGCCTCCATCTCTTGCGCAGTGAGCGATGTTCCATCATTGACACCGTTTACTTTGAGAAGAGTATCCTCTGAAGCCGAACCAAATCTCTTGCGTACAGATTTCGGTGATTCGGCGCCGTTGGAGAACTTGTTATTCGATGCATTGTTCTTGTCCCAAGACTTCTTGTCTGGCGAACTTTCCGGTTCctacaaaaaaattcagttaGCACGGTACCCTCCTTCCTCCCCTGCTGCTGATTTTTCAACTCCAAGTGACCAAGTTGCACAATGAACGTTTATGAATACCGGTGGTTGTTCGGGTTGTTTCTTCTCAGCGGCAGCCCGTCGGCGCGCTAATGTCTTGGCCATTTCATCCATCATGGAAGCCATTCCGCCACCTCCACCTCTTCCTAAAGTGCCATAATTGCCGCCTCCTCCGCCGCTACCACTGCCACTACTACTGGTACTCGAGCCGCTGTTCTCTACTGGTTGCGACTGTTGCTAttcaagaaaaaaaggaaaaataataatttttttattatctcattTGCACGTTTTTATTTTCAcacatataaaacaaattaatttgacgTAACATCGCAGCTCTGCAAACAGATGACAATTTTATctcattaaaagattaaaataaaaaagaaaaagaattaccTGTTTCTTTTTAAGACGTGCTTGAAGGGCAGCGGCTAATGAGTTGGTATCAGGTGGAGGATCATTCGAAGAACCGACGGATGAGCCGGAACTAGTGGTGGCGGTAGAACTGTTAGCGTTAGGTAcaggcggcggtggtggcggaggCGGTGCCACAGGTCCGCCAAGCGATACCATCGGAGGCGGCGGTGGACCACCACTAGCAATAGGAGCGTAAGCATTAGCGCTGACCGTGTGATGTCCGCCAGTAGTGTACTGATTCACCGAATTTGACGGTGTCCCATATGGATTCGTCGAACTCGCTGTGGCAGCTGCTTGTACCTGACCGGTGTTACCGTACTGTGCTTGAGCCTGGATGCCATACTGTGGTTGACCAGGTTGCGCGACCACGTATTGACTCGAACTGGGCGATGGACCAGCAGCATACTGATTTATTGAACTATTACTTCCATACTGATTAACACTACTGCTGCTGTACTGTGCGGCTTGACTGCCAACCGATTGGCTATATTGACCTGTATTAACTTGTCCACCAGTAGTGTAATTGCTCGTCTGACTATTAGTACCGTAAAAGTTATTCTGACTGCCGGACGGCGGAAATTGATTCGGACTCTGGCCTACGACAGAGACCGCACCGCTTCCGGTACCGCTGCCACTATTAGGAACAGTGACGCCCGCGTACTGATTACCTGCAGACGCGGCACCATACTGATTTGCCTGATTAGTAACGTAGACAGACTGGCACTGAGACTGCTGATTCGCGAGGTTCGACTGAGATGACGGTGATTGTGCATATTGATTCATCATCATCGGTGGCGCCGGTGTCGCGGACGAGCCAAAATTCATCATTGTTGGCGGGCATGGTGGGGCGGGAGGTGCAATCGGTGGCTGAGGCGGTGGTACCGGGGGACCGACTCCCGGTCCAGCCGACATTTGAGGAACGATTGGAACCATGCCGCCGACACCTTGCAGGACTGATTGTTGTGGTTGCTGAGGCGGCTGTGGCGCCGGCGGCGCCGATGAGGTTCGGTGATGCCCGgattgttgctgctgctgctgctgctgctgctgttgctgttgctgtgCAGCAGATGGGCAGCTAGGTGATATAGGATTGGAACTTGCAGTTGCTgcaaagaaattaacttttattgttGTGTTGGTTCATAAATAAGTTCtgttagaaagaaaaagagacataattaataaattatttcttttaacaaaCTAATATCATCCATGATATCTAATTTTATTAGGTAAAATGGAACTTGTGAATCAACTTGAAACAAccaatgtatatataaaatactgatatgtgtgcgcgggcgcgcgcgcacgtgtgtgtgtaacattttttgtgctagaaatgtaaatataatacctTGACTTTGCTGAGACATTCTACGTTCCTGAATTATTGCCACGTCTTCTCTAGTCATGGTTCTGCATAGATAGAAATTGAAATTAgtttcaaaatgattttttatcgATGCATAATTAATGTAAAGCGTAGAAACAGCCAACTAATACATAAATCATCTATACCATAATCCTGTGTATAGATTATACTATAAATTCACTTTCACTggcttaaaatatttcaatattgacACAAGGAGAAAAAAATCACGCACggagtaaatttaattatgttgtaCGCTACAAGCTAAGTATTACTGCACTACAAAGATTATTTCCTATTTCGCTATACAatatgtatacgtgtgtgtgtatgtgtgtgcgtgtgtgtttcATTGGTAGAAGAATAATCTTATCCTATgttaaaaactgttaaaaagTTTGACATTGATATCAATTTATACAAGAAGGAcctaaaaaagatattaatctaattattttcATCATATAGCGCAAGATACTTTCCATATAAAATCCATTTAAATATAGCTGTAAATGTAACTTGTTTTCTTATCCCTGCTTTGTTTGTATATTCAGGccttatttgttttaaatatcgaAATTGTCAAGAAccttgaattttataaaaaccgTCTCCCCCCCCATTCCTTTCgtggaaaattaaagaaaaaaatatcgagcTTGGTCGCTGTATTCGAGTTATTTCGAGAGACACAGGGTGCAACAGACGGAGTAAATTCTTCCGCTTAATCTCTGCGATTTTATTTTCGACATCGCGTAAATATCTTTACGTGAACGTTTATCCTCGTTTTCAGGGTAGCTGGAGTTTCTCATCATAGATTTACCAtgtgaaaaagaggaaaaagaaagtaGAGAAAAAAGTTAGTTGATAATAAGTGCCAAATTGCAAAACCCTTCAGGAACTGTACAAAAGAGGAAGGGAAGGAGGAAAAAGGGTGAGAACGCTACTCTTAGCCTCATGGTTAATGTCCGCGATCTCTACTACAGGAAATCAGGAGTCCTAGATAGATCTGCATGACCTTTAACCCATATTAACCTAATGCTGTCTTATGGCATAACAATACCAACTAAAAcgatatattttagaaaaatttttttataaaagcaaaattttcaaTGCGTAAATCGTATACATTACTCCTCGACAGATATTCACACCTTTCTACATGACGTTATTATTAAAACGACATGTTACGTAAAAGAACTGCTTTgacaattaataaagaaattcaggTTATTATGGATTAAAAGGACGGGAAGGTCACCTCGTGTGTCCATCGCCCGGTGAGCCACGCGCACAGCCCGTTTGAATGGTGCCAACAGCACCACTAACGGTCACGTGGTGCTCGGGGGTTGTGGTGGCAGAGCCCACGGGCAGGGCCGTCTGGCCTCCTGTAGGCAGATGGCTCAGGGACAAGGAGATCCGCGCGTTACGACCTTGACTGCAACCAGTCAGGACAGATGTGTGACTCGCTTTAGGTGAACGATGGGGAAATTGAAATGGGTCCATATGTCCGTAAAATAAGTTGTCACCCTACAAACTTTGCGCTTTTATATATATCATCCTGAATAACGATCACATCGTGTGCGAACATCAAAACTGCCTCGTTCAATGGCGACTCCACACTGCTTTGTTGtatttaatgaaaacatttttaatggaaaaaaaaaaatataaataaaattgcctACATTACGTTTGAAGATGTGACATGAATCGTCTAAACTCTCATTGTGTGCGCTGTATTACAACtcgtaaaaataattgcacGCTGTACATCGTTTACAAgcgaaaacaaaataaaaagaaaatgaacgATGCTCACCTGTATCCCATATCCTCCTCATACTGTGCGATTGCCTGActctgctgctgttgctgctgctgctgctgtggCTGCTGTTGTGGCTGCTGTTGTGGCTGCTGTTGTGGCTGCTGTTGTGGCTGCTGTtgtggctgctgctgctgctgctgctgctgctgttgatAGGCGGTTTGCTGTTGAGTAGTCGTGGTAGTTGTCGAAGCGAGACTTCTTGATATGTTGCTACCATTGCTCAGCACCTACGCAACATCACAATAAAACGTCATATATGTAATTAGAAGCTAATTAACAATGATATATCCAATTGCCACAGCACCTAAAAAGCAGTCGGCAATTGTAATTGAGAGTGAAATCAAGACTGAAATCAATGTCCCACGATTAACGTTAACAAACGTTGGTTTTTTATTGCcaagttttttgttttatttctaacTAATGGCATTCCCAAGAGATGACtcgaataaaagttatatcaagTTACGATTTTAAATCGTCGTAACAACTTGACGATACTAAACGTACAAATCCAAATAAATGATCCGAGATAGTAAGTTGGAGTTAATTGTAACAAGATGaaagaaatgttataaattacatcgaGTGCCTGGAGCATCGCCCGAGCGAAGGCATCGGCGTCGTCTTTACTGGAAAAGTTGAGCCCGTAGACTTGCTTGTTATCTCGCCACTGGTGAAACGTGACCGTGGCCTGATTGTACTTGAGTCCCTTAAGAATCGCGCAGTTGATAACAATCTCGTGGTCCTGCAGCTTCCTACCGACCACGCGGAACGTATTGTTCACCTGATGGTGATAGAGCTGGACCTTGGACAGGCCGGACGAGCTGCCACTTGGTATCCATTTCTTGTTCACGTCGTCGTATACCATCACCGACGCACGGGCGGATGATATGCTCACTTcgctgtaaataataaaatattagtttttgcCTTTTAGTCAATTGATTCGCAATTCTCTTCACAAATCTTTCACGTTCTTTCGTCCTCTTCGTTACGTTACAGCTCAACGGGAAAGGGGAAAATGAGAATCGTTTTATCTCTATGTTGACAAGTGTCACATTGTTAGTGATGTATATTTTTCAATCGATTTAATTGTAGATGTAAGagcaaaaagaattaaagattagGAGAATGTAAAGcgatgaaaatatatttgtgtgtgCGCATGTGTGTGCGCAAATCAAAGTTCTTATCTAAAGAGTCAATAAAATAAACCTCTCCGTTTATCATCCCCTTAGAAGAGGAGAAGGGGATAAGTACGAGTAATGTTGCATCGTGCTGAATCGTAGGCGGTACATGCGGCGCATGTCTATCGGGCCGTTATCACTTTTTTTCATTTGCTCATGCGAGAAAGTTAATAATATCGCATAATCGCATAATCGCATAATCGCAATGCGAATCGACGAAACATTAGATtatacattttcttcgatttataatatttatgttatagaTATATAAGACAAATATCTCTCTACTTTATATTtgtgttaataatatttctgatatatAACGCTTTGTATAGATATATGGTAAGCCGCTTTCCAACGAACAACGCAAAACTGCGCGTATCACTCTATACACGCATGAAACCGGATAACCGGACACATGAGCGTACCAAAAAGGTATCTTGAAAATATTGCTCAGATATCCTTCAGATTTATAAacgtcgcgcgtcgcgtcgcgtcgcgtcgtttaTAAAGAAACAATCGAGTCTTAGAAAATATCGCGATAGTGGGCGAGAAGGCGAAGAAGGACGAAGGAGAAAATTGACGTGCGTCGTGTACCACGAACGGCTATCTGGTTGCCAAGAAGATGGTTGCTGGCGATAGCTCGTACGCTGTTGCACATTCACACGCTGCTGCGACGCGGAATCTTCTCCCATCGTTACGGAAGAGCACATCCTGGCGAACGTGCCTCGACTTTGCGTCTGATTCTCGCGCGAGTAATCCTCGAAGGACCATCTCGTCGTCCTGCCGGTTTTGAAGAGGGAAGAGGAAACGCTCTCGCGGCGAGAGCCCCACATCGCGAAgagagctgctgctgctgctgctgctcctttttcttcttcttcttcttcttcttcttctgcttCTCGCTAAGGATAACTCGTCATTTTTATCGTATCGATCACCATTCGATCAGGAATACCGCGTAGCCGGTACAATCATAACCGGAAACGGAACAAGATGTTGTAAACGCACAGCTTGCGCACGCTGTAACGAAACGTTTGCGATTCGATCCGCGATATTCGAGCGCGGAAGAGGGAAGAGGTAAGAGGTTCGTGTGCTCGCTGTCGCTTTCACTCAACTGACAAGAGGCAGTCTCCGTTCCCGCAAAACGGGAACAGGACGAGGTAGGATGTGGTTCGAGATACCGCCACTTCCTCGACTATCCTGCTGCCGTTGTTGCTACTGTGTGCTACGCTACGCGTATGGTATGTGCACGGTCAGACAGAGTGATAACGCGCGCGACGCCCAATCGGCCGCAACGTCCGTCGCGGTTAGCCTTTCACGTTTCGCGTTTCGCGTTTCGCGTTTCGCGTTTCGAGGACGATTGCGTTGCACGAACCTAACGCAAATGAACGGTGGATAGATTAAAGATAAATCAGCCAAATCGATCATTTTCGAAAATAGATTGATTAGATTGAGGAAAAGCCAAGTGTCggagaaaagaaggaaagagatGTCGCGATcattttctcctctctctctctctattataATTTCAGCAATCTAATCTCCGCAGTCCTAAAGGTtgcgtcgccgcgtcgcggtGATCGAGATCGATCGAGAGGCATTCGGTAATTTTGTCAATCAGCTGTCGACGCGACCGCGGCGACAGCGTATGTGGGTCAGAGACCGGCCTTGCGTACGACAATTACCGGTTTAAGGGCGCGTCATGCCGTTCGAGTTAAATATCGTTGTGTCAGCTCTACTGTATAGATACGTTTTCTACAAAAGAGTAAGAATAGAGAGAATAGAGAATATCGATAAATGtctttaaacagacataattaattaactgaCCGATTGTCCGTGAATCTCTCTCCTTTTTGCTCTATATGTCGTATCAACTGCATCAAGGGAGGATCTGTCATGTGTAAGAGTCTGTGTATAAGAGTGACGGACTCGCGAGTCGTTTCAGAGATTGCGAATTGATGGTCGCGACCCATGCACGCATCGCACGCATTCCGTATATACGGATACGGATTTTGAAATTCGCGTAACCTTTAGCGGGGATCACAGAGGAAGGACCTGTATGTTTCGACGAGAATGATGTTGGGTCGGCTACTGATCGTTGGGTCGGCTCACCCGTTCccattactactactactactactactactactactactacaaTTACTACCACTAATACTACTAccactactattactactactgatactaataataatactatGTCTCATCATTTTACTTTTTGCATAATCTTCTCAAAGCTTTTCAAGCGTAATACATTTGCTCATTACTTATTATAGGAACGAAATGCACAATAATGCACTTTCTTGTATCTTTCTTTCGGAATCGCCGCGATTCGTCACGTTCCCGATCGCGCGCACGGATTTATCATGCTCTTACACGAACGTCGAAACTTTCAGAGCATAAAGCGCGAACGGCGGGTAGGTATTGTATCAGCAGTCGGAAGTAACATCATTGAGATTCTTTCTCTCCTCCCTCTTTCCGTTAGCTGCTGTAGTAGCCATCGGCGGACTGTTTGAGAACACCATGTATTACGTGAAAAGTGGAACAAATGCGTTTCGGAGCAGGGCATGCTGCCTTAGCTACTTTTCGCATGGTGTAAAACAACCATAAATCTCAATCACGACTGCGTCGCAACGATACGACGCTTCAGCGAACAAAGCTTCTCGCTGGTATTTCCAGATTACTGAATTTTAGTAGTTAGTTGAGGGAAGCGTCAACCTTTCACCAAATGTCGAATGAAACAATTACCACTGTTCCATCTATAATTGTATCTCGTTGTTGACCATCCGCGGACGAGTATCGCGATTGGACTCCCAGCGAAACGTGACAAAATCGCAAAGAAGAACGagatacaaatacaaatttgtaTGTTGAAAAACTTCCTCTGAATCGCTGAAACTGTCACCGTCATTCTTGGGAAATTCTTGAACCTCGTTGAAACTTTAGACTTGATAATTCGGAATAAATACAATTGAAAAGAAACTTGCaaaccttatttttatttacatttcttcTACTAAAGCCTAAATAATACTTATAAGTAAACTGTATGGTTTGGATACGTATTTAATGGCAATTGTACGTCAACAGGATTTTTTTCATCGTCGCGCTTTTATTATCTCATTGCATTGTATCAGGTAAAAACTTGATCTATTATCTTGGAgcttaaaccattttttttctttctttttttctttgaccTGGAGCTTAAACACCCGATGACCCGTGTTAATAAACTAAAGAAACAAGACCTCGTCTAATGAGTGAAACTCCATCCCCATCTTTATTGTATTACAAGGGAGCTTTTATAATAGCTCtcttatcataaaatttattttagcttATCTCTGTTTGGGGAAAatctcaataataaaatacatttcgaACACTTGGTTAGTTTTCGTTCACAAAGCTCTATAAACGAACAGCATCTAATACGAGAGTATGTATGATGCAGCCAGAAATCAACGATTCACTTTTATCTTATTACTACGTTACACTTTGTAACATCGCGCAAGATAGAGAGAATTGAGAAAGGTGTATTCCGAGCGAGTGCAAGTGAGGAAGCGAGAGAGGAAGCAGTGACGAACGCAACATTGGATATCGAATTTATTCTTTCACTTTGTAACATCGCACGAGTGAGCATTACGACGCATTACGACGACCGACGTTTCGCTTTTATCATTAGCTGGTTGGTTTATATTACCATTGGAGTCTGATCGTGAGACCTCTATTAATTTTCACAGCTCGGCTCGGACTCGcacgctgccgctgccgctgcttATCTCTTATCGAAAGAAAACGTTTAGACGGAACTCTGTCGAGCATCGACGTGACATTTTCAGCGAGCCTTATCGGAACAAAATCCGGGCGACACGTCAGACCCTGATAAGGGGGAAATTGACATAGGCTTTCgatgaaatattacaaattattttacgtcTTTAAATTATAGCTCTATTATGTTATTTTCTAACTATATCGGACACAGTTTAGTGAGcatttatttctttgaaattgaTTTACGCGCGCGCGATTTAATTTTGTTGGAATAAAGCAATACTTTTTACTCCCAAAGAAACACATGTGGCTTCATCGTTGTTTCACCTCGATGAAACGAATACCGTCATCGAAAGTAGCATATGGCTAAGGTAAGTAGCCATGCGTCAACCTTAATTAGATGAGTAAAAAAAGTCAAGCGAGTAGCGTTGCTTTACAGGCATCTCCTAATGTCTCGTCGGTCATCtcgcgtatatatatacatgtaatccGGAATCcaatttctttcaatttcaaCATACAGCTACTGTAGTAAACGTTGTAGAATTTTTCACGATTCGGCATctcgacaacgacgacgacgacgacgacgacgacgctaccgtaatcttgaaaaaaaactCTCCGATGACACGGATTCTGAACCTTCGAGTCAGTAGCATGGCAAAAGCCAACTACTTTATTGGCCAACTCTTAAATAGGTTTTCCTAATCTTTCGATTACATTCATCAAATTTACCaaggataaattataatatataaaaagagtcgcgcGCGACAAGTGAAAgcatctaataaaaaattaattttccaagaAAGAGCAATTTTCAAAGAGAGATCTTAGAAGAAGCAATATTccaaaagaatatatttatacttttatattacagaataaaagGGATAAAAACGTAAATAACGTGTGCGATGTAAAGAagcgcgtctctctctctctctctctctctctctctctctctctctctctcggcaaGGGTGCGTAAGAAAGTGGCCATGGAAAAATCTTTCTCGACTGTCGCGGCGGTGCAAAGTGCAATACAATAAGCGCGACAATGGAAATTTAACAAAGGAGCGTGCAACCTTCGAGTTATACATATGTACCTACGTGTTAGGACGCTGTGTATCGAGAGTTGTCACGTTGCATCCTGTATCCCATGCATACATGTATGCATATAACTCAATGTGTATAGTGAAGATAGCCACTTGGAGAATGAGCGAAATTTGAAATTCTttcgttattattaaaacatttgtgTTCTTAtgtataataagtataattatataggttgaaattataaatgtgcaaaattgattatttaacttttgatttATATCCAGTATTTATGCGTTTTTGCAATACATGCGATATAGGTATATGATGTATGTACCTATCGATCAaagcactctctctctctctctctctctctctctctctctctctctctctctctctctctctctctccctctctccctctctcctcttGGAATCTCCAAGTTGATTAAGCGAGGGTAAAAGTGGGTTACTCGAGCAATCTGTACCATATCACacgacattaaaattaattaagcttGGTTATTGAAGATGAAATTGAAAGCCATTACGCACAGCTTTACCCACGGTTTAGCAAATGACAGCAGTGGGATACGATACGATGGTTTGTTCTCTCCTCGGTAGGAGAGATAGCGATCGCGTGTAGCGTATACGTACGTACTCGTGTATCACGCGTGCACACATGTCGAATCCCCGGCACAAAACGCGCCGGATCATCGTACTCCCTGATGCACAAAACGCAACATTTCCGGCAGGTATATAGGGTGTTTCATCGCCAATCGAATGAGTCGTGAACGAACGACGTGAAATTGAGTTTGCCTTGacaagaattttatagaaaGCCACCGTGTTGATTTTTCATTCTCAATATCAAACGAAATTCGaagttaactttaattttaaataagtaaattttttatttcaactagttattattaaaacaaataaactttaacttgCCAACTTTTTTCGccaagttaaaaattgacttatgtaaaagaataaaaaaagaaaaaaaagaaaaaaaacaatattacatatatctCTGTTGTTTCATATCTATCCAATTTTATCTAgaaatgaaatagaaaatttatcgGATGAtccatattgtaattgtttatttttttttctaatttagagtaaactaattttaaaacattacaatatattacaatacactaatttaacatatatatcaaaattatattatcaaaattaacttttaatttggaCTGCGTTTGGAAAcattatcattttatcattttatccttgatTATTCGACGATACGCGATGTGGAGGCACTCGGGTGTGATGTTTCTCAACGCAGCCTTAATTAAAGTTTGATTTTCATTCGTACAACTTTTCAacaaataactaaattaattttataagccattagcatcaacttaatttagttgtaaaaaaaatatcgattcgATCAATCCTGACGTTAAACATCTTGGCCCACATTTACGTAGTTTTTACATAGTTTCGCGGAAATAATCTCACTACGCTTTCGATTCGGAAAGCTTTGACCTGGCCATCGCGAATTGACCATCGGATCAAGATTGTTAAAGAGAATGCCGTATATTCGAATAagtatgtgtgtatgtaaatATGGGGTGTGATATTATTTGGATCTATTTGGAAATATTGTACGATACATGCGTATATCGAGGACGCGCGGACGTGCTAGTACCGGAATGCTGGAGAATCCCCGCGAAAGGGAGGACGCGGACGTGAAGATGAGGGCGAGCCCGCGAGGAGGACGAGGACGCTCCTCGCCctcgccaccgccaccgccttCGCGCCTCCGCGCCTCCGCGCCTCCGCGCCTCCGCGCCCCCGCGAAAACAAGACGGAATGACGTGAAATTGAGCGGAAGTCGCTCGCGCGGCCTTCGCCGCGCTGTGACTTTTCGTCTCGCACGCTCGATAAGCCTACTCGCTGGTGACCGAAGAGAGTTTATAATCACTGAGATTATAATCACGAGACACTTTTTACGAGACTCGTCGTATAGTAACGCGTGTACTTACTTGGCACgagatattttcttttatatcaaaatttaagtcgtagacttttaattatatttctagtAATTCGAGACGATTGAGAAATTCAATTACACATCAGTACACATCTATAATAGCTCGGATTTTCGGATTTTCGGATTTTCGAATTTTCTCAGCAAAACTAGaaagaattaaatcaaaattttcttctttctaGTCTTATAGAAAAATGggaggaattaaaaaaacacagtacAACTACAGTACAGAAAATGAAAAAGTCACACagagagataaaaataataataaaatttcatctcTCGTTCGATTCAAGAGATTGTAATGTTAAGACATTCTTcaaatcgtcaataatatcttaCCATGAAATGTTATATTGTGTACGAAAAGATTCACTACAACGGAAAGATGAGTCATGTATCGGAAGAAAAGGATTatccgaggggaaattcacagccggcattggtgtacaaaatttcggcagtggactgtcgaaaaaagtaagcagtgacctataatattgacggcattgtcgtcagtggttggggagtggtgagctcacttcagagtcggtttttcgatcatggggttgagcacaaaaatttttgaatacttcgggaaagctttagaattcttgtgcaggcattggcgtatgataatgggcacgcggtagtgttcataattgcatggcattgccttaattttaatataggattgacggcattgtaggcattgactaacaataagcattgtcggcagtgtacaaaaatgtcggcagtgttttacagcaatgccaaaaatcggcattggtgtacaaaattttgggttgtgaattccccctcgggaTTATCCGAATCGAGTTATCGTGGATTTTCGCCTTT from Solenopsis invicta isolate M01_SB chromosome 2, UNIL_Sinv_3.0, whole genome shotgun sequence includes these protein-coding regions:
- the LOC105193655 gene encoding protein enabled isoform X4, with protein sequence MVYDDVNKKWIPSGSSSGLSKVQLYHHQVNNTFRVVGRKLQDHEIVINCAILKGLKYNQATVTFHQWRDNKQVYGLNFSSKDDADAFARAMLQALDVLSNGSNISRSLASTTTTTTQQQTAYQQQQQQQQQQPQQQPQQQPQQQPQQQPQQQPQQQQQQQQQSQAIAQYEEDMGYSQGRNARISLSLSHLPTGGQTALPVGSATTTPEHHVTVSGAVGTIQTGCARGSPGDGHTRTMTREDVAIIQERRMSQQSQATASSNPISPSCPSAAQQQQQQQQQQQQQQSGHHRTSSAPPAPQPPQQPQQSVLQGVGGMVPIVPQMSAGPGVGPPVPPPQPPIAPPAPPCPPTMMNFGSSATPAPPMMMNQYAQSPSSQSNLANQQSQCQSVYVTNQANQYGAASAGNQYAGVTVPNSGSGTGSGAVSVVGQSPNQFPPSGSQNNFYGTNSQTSNYTTGGQVNTGQYSQSVGSQAAQYSSSSVNQYGSNSSINQYAAGPSPSSSQYVVAQPGQPQYGIQAQAQYGNTGQVQAAATASSTNPYGTPSNSVNQYTTGGHHTVSANAYAPIASGGPPPPPMVSLGGPVAPPPPPPPPVPNANSSTATTSSGSSVGSSNDPPPDTNSLAAALQARLKKKQQQSQPVENSGSSTSSSGSGSGGGGGNYGTLGRGGGGGMASMMDEMAKTLARRRAAAEKKQPEQPPEPESSPDKKSWDKNNASNNKFSNGAESPKSVRKRFGSASEDTLLKVNGVNDGTSLTAQEMEAFKVEIIKEVRKEFQKMKQEIIDAVRTELNKR